In Pyricularia oryzae 70-15 chromosome 2, whole genome shotgun sequence, one genomic interval encodes:
- a CDS encoding C6 zinc finger domain-containing protein, with amino-acid sequence MATAATAHPHHQPHQMYRQSQSPVIGHQQSFRPPHQRSLSQQHLIGGQSTPPLGGNEGFEVSPPKRQRVSMDDGRRRRSTSLVQSPAPAAAAGLHSSTPPPGAISKEMRARMSASPAAGDRKRPSMARAVAAATSAPAAADDMSSPTAATPVATNKPRRVRTGCLTCRERHLKCDEGTPDCLNCRKSNRECKRGVRLNFIDVQVKSPPYIPPTVEWSVRFEDESRAIASEYRGGLGRYAHMDTRTITPPRETDLDAVLQQYRSDMGNASTLAMISETSSSMPMSTYAAKTVENPVDRRYTDFQIAQAQQARKNSEYMGNSGGSSHVALEAGNSAGNFSLATLQDQYSMQENESSIRGHHHRNSDVSSVASQGVGPPSNSSVRETQDSSQPKVSDGLITPPSEGVATGERDYLNSPEEIKYMQVFVEEVGVWMDSFDKEKHFSRVIPYLALKSPMLLNAFLACGAKQLTLVRPNENLHDHRALCYYDTATTQLLRSLSNPDRNMAECATTAVVLNVYEIMSDKPAKRMNHIAGARALIRECGWNAKTKGVGSACFWLNIGMEVLSCLAFNWQTAWHPDDWGLDMGFLTEDPECSPKEVKKEAENTFGGSGDEDEEWVHRIFYIVAKIASFRANIPRFQEPSPHDEQVRLQSRFAEWKSLKALCDAWCNNCPRPMRPFGYLFPSQTRTQSAFPNVWLIKRAAVIGRLFYHTAMCLLAQINPVNPRDSEENMAAQLQHAHQVCGIVAHTKDNGIASVALRSLAIAAAVLRDRREQEEVVAIFDRITRETGWRLGKVYLELEKSWGWKPEPPKHGVATTSDGNSSNNNSSSSSSSNNTNTAATSNNASARQTASSSSIPQNQNQSQGQSQSQSQNQAAAAPVNPISMSAAMSAAPMRQPPPKLQRPQSNPSPRPQPSRRSSGIAPTASPVGMGPGTTGPQQPPLLITSFPTMQQQQQYFSPQHQHPPHQMTTPTQQPTPTRPLVNPLLSRADFSLPDHPYQNWYQPPNHTNQFNSQGFWSG; translated from the exons ATGGCGACAGCCGCTACAGCTCATCCCCACCACCAGCCGCACCAAATGTACCGCCAGTCGCAGAGTCCCGTCATCGGCCACCAGCAAAGCTTCAGACCTCCTCACCAGCGCTCCCTGTCGCAGCAGCACCTTATCGGAGGGCAGTCGACACCACCACTGGGCGGGAATGAAGGCTTTGAGGTGTCGCCGCCAAAGCGCCAGAGAGTTTCAATGGACGatgggaggagaaggaggagcaCATCCCTCGTCCAGAGCCCGGCACCGGCGGCAGCCGCAGGCCTCCACTCCAGCACACCGCCGCCTGGCGCGATCAGCAAGGAGATGCGGGCCAGGATGAGCGCGAGCCCTGCTGCGGGGGATAGGAAGCGCCCGTCCATGGCTCGCGCCGTTGCGGCCGCCACGAGCGCACCGGCCGCGGCCGATGACATGTCTTCTCCGACAGCCGCCACTCCCGTCGCGACCAACAAGCCGAGGCGCGTGAGGACGGGATGCCTGACGTGCCGAGAGCGGCATTTAAAGTGTGACGAGGGCACGCCCGATTGTTTGAACTGCAGGAAGAGCAACCGTGAATGCAAGCGGGGAGTCCGGCTGAACTTTATTGACGTGCAAGTCAAGAGCCCACCGTACATACCGCCAACTGTTGAGTGGTCAG TTCGCTTTGAAGACGAGTCACGGGCGATAGCATCAGAATATAGGGGTGGATTGGGAAGATATGCGCACATGGACACGCGAACCATCACGCCACCTCGAGAAACAGACCTAGATGCGGTTCTTCAACAATACAGATCAGATATGGGGAACGCCTCGACGTTGGCCATGATCAGCGAGACCAGCAGTTCCATGCCCATGTCGACGTATGCCGCAAAAACAGTAGAAAATCCCGTCGACCGCCGGTATACCGACTTTCAAATTGCGCAGGCCCAACAAGCGCGCAAGAACAGTGAGTATATGGGAAACAGTGGAGGCAGCTCACATGTGGCTTTGGAAGCAGGCAACAGCGCGGGGAACTTTAGCCTGGCGACCCTGCAGGACCAGTACAGCATGCAGGAGAACGAGTCTAGCATCCGAGGCCACCATCACAGAAACAGCGACGTGTCGAGTGTGGCATCGCAAGGCGTCGGGCCACCTTCGAACAGCTCGGTGCGCGAAACACAGGATAGCAGCCAGCCCAAGGTTTCCGATGGGCTGATCACACCACCATCCGAGGGTGTGGCGACGGGCGAACGCGACTACCTCAACTCGCCCGAGGAGATCAAGTACATGCAAGTATTCGTGGAAGAGGTGGGGGTTTGGATGGACAGCTTCGACAAGGAAAAACACTTTAGCCGCGTCATACCATACCTGGCACTCAAGTCGCCCATGCTTCTCAATGCCTTCTTGGCCTGTGGCGCCAAGCAGCTGACGCTTGTTCGACCCAACGAGAACCTGCATGACCACCGAGCCCTCTGCTACTACGACACGGCGACCACCCAGCTCCTCCGAAGCCTGTCGAATCCCGACCGGAACATGGCCGAGTGCGCAACCACGGCGGTGGTTCTCAACGTCTACGAGATCATGAGCGACAAGCCAGCCAAGCGCATGAACCACATAGCCGGAGCCAGGGCCCTGATCCGCGAATGTGGGTGGAACGCCAAGACCAAGGGGGTGGGCTCGGCCTGTTTCTGGCTCAACATCGGCATGGAGGTGCTCTCGTGCCTCGCCTTCAACTGGCAGACGGCGTGGCACCCTGACGACTGGGGACTGGACATGGGGTTCCTCACGGAGGACCCAGAGTGCAGCCCCAAGGAGGTCAAGAAGGAGGCGGAGAACACGTTTGGGGGCAgcggcgacgaggacgaggagtggGTCCACCGCATCTTTTACATCGTGGCCAAGATCGCCAGCTTCCGGGCCAACATACCCAGGTTCCAGGAGCCCTCGCCGCACGACGAGCAGGTCAGGCTGCAGAGCCGCTTTGCCGAGTGGAAGAGCCTCAAGGCGCTGTGTGATGCTTGGTGCAACAACTGCCCGAGGCCGATGAGGCCTTTTGGGTATTTGTTTCCGTCGCAGACGCGGACCCAGTCTGCTTTTCCGAACGTCTG GCTCATCAAGCGCGCTGCTGTCATCGGCCGCCTGTTCTACCACACGGCAATGTGCCTCTTGGCCCAGATCAACCCCGTCAACCCGCGCGACTCGGAGGAAAACATGGCTGCGCAGCTGCAGCACGCCCATCAGGTCTGCGGCATCGTTGCTCACACCAAGGACAACGGCATCGCCTCGGTGGCCCTGCGCAGCTTGGCCATAGCAGCTGCCGTGCTGCGTGATCGCCGGGAGCAGGAGGAGGTTGTCGCGATATTCGATCGCATCACACGCGAGACGGGCTGGAGGCTGGGTAAAGTCTATCTGGAGCTCGAGAAGAGCTGGGGTTGGAAGCCCGAGCCTCCCAAGCATGGCGTGGCGACCACTTCAGacggcaacagcagcaacaataacagcagcagcagcagcagcagcaataaCACCaacaccgccgccaccagtAACAACGCAAGCGCCCGACAGACTGCTTCGTCGTCTAGCATCCCTCAGAATCAGAATCAGAGCCAGGgccagagccagagccagagccaAAACCAAGCTGCTGCGGCCCCCGTCAACCCTATTTCAATGTCGGCCGCAATGTCGGCGGCCCCCATGCGCCAACCTCCGCCCAAGCTGCAGCGGCCGCAGAGCAACCCGTCGCCTCGTCCACAACCCTCACGTCGGTCCTCGGGGATTGCGCCCACCGCTTCCCCAGTGGGCATGGGCCCCGGTACCACGGGgccacaacaaccacctctaCTCATCACTAGCTTCCCCACgatgcagcaacagcagcagtacTTTTCGCCGCAGCATCAGCATCCCCCTCATCAAATGACCACCCCCACGCAGCAGCCGACACCGACGCGGCCGCTGGTCAACCCCCTGCTCTCGAGGGCAGATTTCAGTCTGCCCGATCATCCGTACCAGAATTGGTACCAACCGCCGAACCACACGAACCAGTTCAACTCGCAAGGGTTCTGGTCTGGCTGA
- a CDS encoding beta-glucosidase, translating to MAAKFVACLAGIAAVASGQELITDDTFFYGQSPPVYPSPNATGTGDWSEAIGKAKALVGQMTLEEKVLLTGGVTSNTGCAGWISNITRLGFPGMCLQDAGNGLRSTDFVTAWSSGISVGASWNRELALQRAEGMGSEYRTKGVNILLGPVVGPLGRIANGGRNWEGFSNDPYLCGQLAAETVKGIQSQGVAASTKHFIANEQEDYRNPSTATIAIGNEGQDQNSAVNISALSSNIDDKTMHELYLWPFVDTVKAGTGNIMCSYQRINNSYGCQNSAAQNGLLKTELGFQGFVVSDWYAQHAGVGTALAGMDMVMPSGIPMWDKHLVEAVNNGSVPEVRLDDMVTRILSNWYKFNQDKDFVPGVGMFGDMTKSHKKVVGRNPAFREAVYQSAVQSHVLVKNTKNALPLKSPELISLFGYAAKATDQQNIGTPGWNLGSQSVNCADRFFGCNGTKSQIGPLGMLYSGGGSGGNMPAYGGSPFEALSVRARKDGTHMLWDFSSFNPTINSNSDACIVVGNAWATEGWDRPGLHDDFTDGLVLNVAANCSNTIVVLQNAGVRLVDQFADHPNVTAIIFAHLPGEDAGYALTDLLYGEENFSGKMPYSVPHNETDYRGLQNQSIADGMYERFPQSDFSEGVFIDYRAFDKEGVEPRYEFGFGLSYTNFSYSDVQAAWTGPELSAAEYPSGPIQEGGHVDLFDVVARVSAKVANTGDVAGAEAAQLYVGIPEEGAPVRQLRGFAKPSLEPGAEATVEFELTRRDLSGWDVAAQAWRLHPGEYKLWVGGSSRNLPLEASLQLTR from the exons ATGGCTGCAAAATTCGTTGCTTGCCTGGCTGGCATTGCCGCCGTGGCCTCGGGACAGGAACTCATCACGGACGACACGTTCTTCTACGGACAGTCACCACCTGTATACCCTTCTC CCAATGCCACGGGCACCGGGGACTGGTCCGAGGCCATcggcaaggccaaggcgTTGGTCGGCCAGATGACCCTCGAGGAGAAGGTTCTCCTGACTGGCGGCGTCACCTCCAACACTGGCTGCGCTGGTTGGATCTCCAACATCACCCGTCTCGGATTCCCGGGCATGTGTCTCCAGGACGCAGGAAACGGACTGAGGTCTACCGACTTTGTCACTGCCTGGTCTTCTGGCATCTCGGTGGGCGCTAG CTGGAACCGTGAGCTCGCTCTTCAAAGGGCAGAGGGCATGGGCTCCGAGTACCGCACAAAGGGTGTCAACATCCTCCTCGGCCCGGTCGTCGGACCCCTGGGCCGAATCGCCAACGGTGGTCGCAACTGGGAAG GCTTTTCCAACGACCCCTACCTCTGCGGTCAGCTTGCTGCCGAGACTGTCAAGGGCATACAGTCTCAGGGAGTGGCTGCAAGCACAAAG cacTTCATTGCCAACGAGCAAGAGGACTACCG CAACCCCTCCACCGCAACAATTGCCATCGGCAACGAGGGACAAGATCAGAACAGTGCTGTCAACATTTCTGCCTTGTCGAGCAACATTGACGACAAGACCATGCATGAACTGTACCTGTG GCCTTTTGTTGATACCGTCAAGGCCGGCACCGGAAACATCATGTGCTCGTACCAGCGCATCAACAACTCGTACGGTTGCCAGAACAGCGCTGCCCAGAACGGGCTGCTCAAGACCGAGCTGGGCTTCCAGGGCTTTGTCGTCTCTGACTGGTATGCCCAGCACGCCGGTGTCGGAACCGCACTCGCAGGCATGGACATGGTGATGCCCAGCGGTATTCCCATGTGGGACAAGCACCTGGTCGAGGCCGTCAACAACGGTTCAGTCCCCGAGGTCAGGCTTGATGATATGGTCACCAG GATCCTCAGCAACTGGTACAAGTTCAACCAGGACAAGGACTTTGTGCCAGGCGTCGGCATGTTTGGCGACATGACCAAGTCTCACAAGAAGGTTGTTGGCCGCAACCCGGCCTTCAGGGAGGCCGTCTACCAGTCGGCGGTCCAGAGCCACGTGCTCGTCAAGAACACCAAGAACGCCCTCCCGCTCAAGAGCCCGGAGCTCATCTCCCTGTTTGGCTACGCCGCCAAGGCAACCGACCAGCAAAACATCGGCACGCCGGGCTGGAACCTCGGATCCCAGTCGGTCAACTGCGCCGACCGCTTCTTCGGCTGCAACGGCACCAAGTCCCAGATCGGGCCGCTGGGTATGCTCTACAGCGGCGGTGGATCGGGAGGAAACATGCCCGCGTACGGCGGCTCGCCCTTTGAGGCCCTGAGCGTCCGCGCACGCAAGGACGGCACCCACATGCTCTGGGACTTTTCGAGCTTCAACCCCACCATCAACTCCAACTCTGACGCCTGCATCGTGGTCGGAAATGCATGGGCAACCGAAGGCTGGGACCGCCCCGGCCTGCATGACGACTTCACCGACGGCCTGGTCCTCAACGTGGCTGCCAACTGCTCAAACACCATCGTGGTGCTGCAAAACGCCGGCGTGCGCCTGGTCGACCAGTTCGCCGACCACCCCAACGTCACGGCCATCATCTTTGCCCACCTGCCCGGCGAGGACGCAGGGTACGCCTTGACGGACCTGCTGTACGGCGAGGAGAACTTTAGCGGCAAGATGCCCTACTCGGTGCCGCACAACGAGACGGACTACCGCGGGCTGCAGAACCAGTCGATCGCGGACGGCATGTACGAGCGCTTCCCGCAGAGCGACTTTAGCGAGGGCGTCTTTATCGACTACCGCGCCTTTGAcaaggagggcgtcgagccGCGGTACGAGTTCGGCTTCGGCCTGAGCTACACCAACTTTAGCTACTCGGACGTGCAGGCGGCCTGGACCGGCCCGGAGCTGTCGGCGGCCGAGTACCCGTCGGGCCCGATCCAGGAGGGCGGGCACGTGGACCTGTTCGACGTGGTGGCGCGCGTCTCGGCAAAGGTGGCCAACACGGGCGACGTGGCCGGCGCCGAGGCGGCGCAGCTCTACGTCGGCATCCCCGAGGAGGGCGCGCCCGTCCGCCAGCTGCGCGGCTTCGCCAAGCCGTCGCTCGAGCCCGGCGCCGAGGCCACGGTCGAGTTCGAGCTGACCAGGAGGGACCTGAGCGGCTGGGACGTCGCCGCCCAGGCCTGGAGGCTGCACCCCGGCGAGTACAAGCTGTGggtcggcggcagcagcaggaacCTGCCGCTCGAGGCGAGCCTGCAGCTCACGAGGTAG